From the genome of Odocoileus virginianus isolate 20LAN1187 ecotype Illinois chromosome 16, Ovbor_1.2, whole genome shotgun sequence, one region includes:
- the RCCD1 gene encoding LOW QUALITY PROTEIN: RCC1 domain-containing protein 1 (The sequence of the model RefSeq protein was modified relative to this genomic sequence to represent the inferred CDS: deleted 1 base in 1 codon), translating to MLLIRAPRPRASLRGAGPSGPTSVSSHARRRFGPLPARASWALRRPRDRFDRVRIEQAAARIARTQAAAVSPKEESLGSCPNLPSRRPLQPGRSQPRALRGMDQEHRGTWFGFGFCGFGQALGSGLGRQVHSPEPLRTPGGNLDVCSVSASWSYTAFVTRGGRVQLSGAAGGAAGGCTDAWASEELLVLLRAGPGGGAELQAWAPRSALRGEPLWSQAVQEAEGGPSRDETQAGPLPLLPCARAYVSPRPPFYRPLAPTLRARRLELGAEHALLLDTAGQVFSWGAGRHGQLGHGTLEAEPEPRLLEALQGLPMAEVAAGGWHSVCLSETGDIYIWGWNESGQLALPTKSLAEDGKTTAGASGLDEDGSEVKRVSSGEDGAPAPFIAVQPFPALLDLSPGSEAVKVSCGSRHTAVLTRTGELYTWGWGKYGQLGHKDTTTLDRPCRVEYFVDKQLQVRTVSCGPWNTYVYAVEKEKS from the exons ATGCTTCTAATACGGGCTCCGCGGCCCCGTGCGAGCCTGCGGGGGGCGGGACCATCTGGTCCAACCTCGGTTTCGAGCCACGCCCGCCGGAGGTTTGGCCCACTCCCCGCCCGGGCCTCCTGGGCCTTGCGGAGGCCTCGGGACCGGTTCGACCGAGTTAGGATTGAACAGGCCGCGGCCAGAATTGCCCGAACACAG GCAGCTGCAGTGTCTCCCAAGGAAGAATCTCTGGGTTCTTGCCCTAACCTTCCGTCTCGCCGGCCGCTCCAGCCAGGTCGCAGCCAACCGAGGGCGCTGCGAGGCATGGACCAGGAGCATCGCGGGACCTGGTTCGGCTTCGGTTTCTGCGGCTTCGGGCAGGCGCTGGGCTCGGGGCTCGGGCGCCAGGTGCACAGCCCCGAGCCGCTGAGGACGCCGGGCGGCAACCTCGACGTCTGCAGCGTGAGCGCGAGCTGGAGCTACACCGCCTTTGTGACCC GTGGAGGCCGGGTGCAGCTGTCCGGCGCCGCGGGCGGTGCGGCGGGCGGATGCACGGACGCGTGGGCGTCGGAGGAGCTCCTGGTGCTGCTGCGCGCGGGGCCGGGAGGCGGGGCGGAGCTGCAGGCCTGGGCGCCGCGTTCGGCGCTGCGCGGGGAGCCCCTCTGGTCCCAGGCCGTGCAGGAGGCAGAAGGCGGACCCAGCCGTGATGAGACCCAGGCGGGGCCGCTGCCGCTGCTGCCCTGCGCTCGTGCCTACGTGAGCCCGCGGCCGCCCTTCTACCGGCCTCTGGCC CCTACGCTGCGGGCGCGTCGCCTGGAGCTGGGCGCCGAGCATGCGTTGCTGCTGGACACCGCGGGCCAGGTGTTCTCCTGGGGCGCGGGCAG GCATGGACAGCTGGGCCACGGGACCCTGGAGGCCGAGCCAGAGCCCAGGCTGTTGGAGGCGCTACAGGGCCTACCCATGGCTGAAGTCGCCGCAGGCGGCTGGCACTCTGTGTGCCTGAGTG AGACAGGAGATATTTATATCTGGGGCTGGAATGAATCGGGGcagctggccctgcccaccaAGAGTCTGGCAGAAGATGGAAAGACAACTGCAGGAG CCTCAGGACTGGATGAAGATGGTTCTGAAGTAAAGAGAGTCTCTTCGGGTGAGGATGGAGCCCCCGCCCCCTTCATAGCGGTCCAGCCGTTCCCAGCTTTACTGGACCTCAGCCCGGGCTCAGAGGCAGTCAAGGTCAGCTGCGGATCCCGGCACACGGCAGTGCTGACAA GAACGGGGGAGCTCTACACCTGGGGCTGGG GTAAATATGGACAGCTTGGCCACAAGGACACAACCACTTTGGACCGGCCCTGCCGTGTGGAGTACTTTGTAGATAAGCAACTCCAAGTAAGAACTGTGAGCTGTGGGCCCTGGAACACCTACGTGTATGctgtggagaaagagaagagctGA
- the UNC45A gene encoding LOW QUALITY PROTEIN: protein unc-45 homolog A (The sequence of the model RefSeq protein was modified relative to this genomic sequence to represent the inferred CDS: deleted 1 base in 1 codon) produces the protein MTVSGPGTPEPQSAGPGASSVEQLRKDGNELFKCGDYEGALTAYTQALGLGATPQDQAILHRNRAACHLKLEDYEKAETEATKAIEKDGGDVKALYRRSQALEKLGRLDQAVLDLQRCVSLEPKNKVFQEALRSIAGQIQEKVRYMSSTDAKVEQMFQILLDPQEKGTEKKQKASQNLVVLAREDAGAEKIFRSNGVQLLQRLLDTGEPDLMLAALRTLVGICSEHQSRTVATLSVLGTRRVVSMLGVENQAVSLAACHLLQVMFDALKEGVKKGFRGKEGAIIVDPARELKVLISNLLELLTEVGVSGQGRDNALTLLIKVVPRKSPKDPNNSLTLWVIDQGLKKILEVGGSVQDPPGELTVTANSRMSASILLSKLFDDLKCDAERENFHRLCENYIKSWFEGHGLAGKLRAIQTVSCLLQGPCDAGNRALELNGVMESVIALCASEQEEEQLVAVEALIHAAGKAKRASFITANGVSLLKDLYKRSEKDSIRIRALVGLCKLGSAGGTDFSMKQFAEGSTLKLAKQCRKWLCNDQMDVGTRRWAVEGLAYLTFDADVKEEFVEDAAALKALFQLSKSEERSVLFAVASALVNCTNSYDYEEPDPKMVELAKYAKQHVPEQHPKDKPSFVRARVKKLLAAGVVSAMTCMVKTESPVLTSSCRELLSRVFLALVEEVEDRGTVVAQGGGKALLPLALEGTDVGQMKAAQALAKLTITSNPEMTFPGERIYEVVRPLVSLLHLNCSGLQNFEALMALTNLAGISERLRQKILKEKAVPMIEGYMFEEHEMLRRAATECMCNLAMSKEVQDLFEATGNDRLKLLVLYSGEDNELLRRAAAGGLAVLTSVRPSLCSRIPQVTTHWLEILQALLLSPSQELQHRGAVVVLNMVEASREIASTLMESEVLEILSVLAKDKESPVTRAATACLGKAVEYGLIKPSQDGK, from the exons ATGACTGTGAGTGGTCCAGGGACCCCCGAGCCCCAGTCTGCCGGCCCCGGG GCCAGCTCAGTGGAACAGCTGCGGAAGGATGGCAACGAGCTGTTCAAATGCGGGGACTACGAAGGTGCCTTGACGGCCTACACGCAAGCCCTGGGTCTGGGCGCAACGCCCCAGGACCAGGCCATTCTGCATCGGAACCGGGCCGCCTGCCACCTCAAGCTG GAAGATTACGAGAAAGCAGAAACGGAGGCAACCAAAG CCATTGAAAAGGACGGCGGGGACGTCAAAGCACTTTACCGGCGAAGCCAAGCCCTAGAGAAACTGGGCCGCCTCGACCAGGCAGTCCTTGATCTGCAGAGATGTGTGAGCCTGGAGCCCAAGAACAAAGTTTTCCAGGAGGCCCTGCGCAGCATCGCGGGCCAGATTCAGGAGAAG GTGAGATACATGTCCTCAACAGATGCCAAAGTGGAGCAGATGTTTCAGATACTATTGGACCCACAAGAGAAAGGCACCGAGAAAAAGCAAAAG GCGTCTCAGAACCTGGTGGTGCTGGCCCGGGAGGATGCCGGGGCCGAGAAGATCTTCCGGAGCAACGGGGTTCAGCTCTTACAGCGCCTGCTGGACACGGGAGAGCCCGACCTGATGCTGGCGGCCCTGCGTACCCTAGTCGGCATTTGCTCTGAGCACCAGTCACGG ACAGTGGCCACCCTGAGCGTGCTGGGAACTCGGCGGGTGGTCTCCATGCTGGGCGTGGAGAACCAGGCGGTGTCCCTGGCTGCCTGCCACCTGCTGCAGGTTATGTTCGATGCCCTCAAAGAAGGCGTCAAGAAGGGCTTCCGCGGCAAAGAAGGCGCCATCATCGTGG ATCCCGCCCGGGAGCTGAAGGTCCTCATCAGTAACCTCCTGGAGCTCCTGACGGAGGTGGGGGTCTCGGGCCAAGGCCGAGACAATGCCCTGACCCTTCTGATTAAAGTGGTGCCCCGGAAGTCTCCTAAGGACCCCAACAACAGCCTCACCCTCTGGGTTATCGACCAAG GTCTGAAGAAGATCCTGGAGGTGGGCGGCTCTGTGCAGGACCCTCCCGGGGAGCTCACAGTGACAGCAAACAGCCGCATGAGTGCCTCCATTCTGCTCAGCAAGCTCTTCGATGACCTGAAGTGTGATGCCGAGAGGGAGAACTTCCACCGACTCTGTGAAAACTACATCAA GAGCTGGTTTGAGGGCCACGGGCTGGCCGGGAAGCTGCGGGCCATCCAGACAGTGTCCTGCCTCCTGCAGGGCCCATGTGACGCCGGCAATCGGGCCTTGGAGCTGAACGGCGTCATGGAGAGCGTGATCGCCCTGTGCGCCtcggagcaggaggaggagcagctGGTGGCCGTGGAGGCCCTGATCCACGCGGCCGGCAAGGCCAAGCGGGCCTCATTCATCACGGCCAACGGCGTCTCGCTGCTGAAAGACCTGTACAAGCGCAGCGAGAAGGACAGCATCCGCATCCGGGCGCTGGTG GGGCTCTGTAAGCTTGGCTCGGCTGGAGGGACCGACTTTAGCATGAAGCAGTTTGCCGAAGGCTCCACTCTCAAGCTGGCCAAGCAGTGTCGAAA GTGGCTGTGCAATGACCAGATGGACGTGGGCACACGGCGCTGGGCAGTGGAAGGCCTGGCTTACCTCACCTTTGATGCTGACGTGAAGGAAGAGTTTGTGGAGGATGCGGCTGCCCTGAAGGCTCTGTTCCAGCTCAGCAAG TCCGAGGAGAGGTCGGTGCTCTTCGCGGTGGCCTCTGCACTGGTGAACTGCACCAACAGCTACGACTACGAGGAGCCGGACCCCAAGATGGTGGAGCTAGCCAAGTATGCCAAGCAGCACGTGCCTGAGCAGCACCCCAAG GACAAGCCGAGTTTTGTGCGGGCTCGGGTGAAGAAGCTGCTGGCGGCCGGTGTGGTGTCGGCCATGACGTGCATGGTGAAGACTGAGAGCCCTGTGCTGACCAGTTCCTGCAGGGAGCTGCTCTCCAG GGTCTTCCTGGCTTTGGTGGAAGAGGTCGAGGACCGCGGCACTGTGGTTGCTCAGGGAGGGGGCAAG GCTTTGCTCCCACTGGCCCTGGAAGGCACCGACGTGGGGCAGATGAAGGCAGCCCAGGCTCTCGCCAAGCTCACC ATCACCTCCAACCCAGAGATGACCTTTCCCGGCGAGCGG ATCTACGAGGTGGTCCGGCCCCTCGTCTCCCTGTTGCACCTCAACTGCTCCGGCCTGCAGAACTTCGAGGCGCTCATGGCTCTAACGAACCTGGCGGGGATCAGTGAGAGGCTTCG GCAGAAGATCCTGAAGGAGAAGGCCGTGCCCATGATCGAGGGCTACATGTTTGAGGAGCATGAGATGCTCCGCCGGGCAGCCACGGAATGCATGTGTAACTTGGCCATGAGCAAGGAG GTGCAGGACCTCTTTGAAGCCACGGGCAACGACCGGCTGAAGCTGCTGGTGCTGTACAGTGGCGAGGACAACGAGCTGCTGCGGCGGGCGGCCGCCGGGGGCCTGGCTGTGCTCACCTCCGTGCGGCCCTCGCTCTGCAGCCGCATCCCCCAAGTG ACCACACACTGGCTGGAGATCCTGCAGGCCCTGCTGTTGAGCCCCAGCCAGGAGTTGCAGCACCGGGGCGCTGTGGTGGTCCTGAACATGGTGGAGGCCTCGAGGGAGATCGCCAGCACCCTGATGGAGAGCGAGGTGCTGGAGATCCTGTCGGTGCTGGCCAAGGACAAGGAGAGCCCAGTCACCAGGGCGGCCACAGCTTGTCTGGGGAAAGCGGTGGAATATGGGCTTATCAAACCCAGCCAGGATGGAAAATGA